The DNA region AGATCATCGAGTCGACCAGCTCGGTGTTGCCGTGACGACGGCCCTCGCGCAGCTCCCGGAGGAGGTACGGCGCGTTCGACATCGACTCCATCCCGCCGCCGACGGCGATGTCGACCCGACCGGCCGCGATGCGGTCCGCGGCGAGCGTGATGGCGCGCAGTCCCGACCCGGACGCCTCGTTGACGGTCGTCGCCGGCGTGTCATCGGGGAGCCCCGCCCGCGTGACCGCCTGCCGCGCGGGGACCTGTCCGACGCCCGCCTGGACGGCGTTGCCCAGCCCGACCCAGTCGATATCCCCGGCGTCGACGCCGGAGCGGTCGACCAGGTCCTCCAGCACCGTCGCGCCCAGCTCCGGCGCGCGCACGTCCGACAGCGACCCGAGCATCGCGCCGTGGGCGGTCCGCGATCCGTCGACTATCACTACGTCTGTCATGTGTCAACAGTTCGCGCGGCTCCGTCATCGGTGTTTCCCCGGAGTGACCGGAACCGCCGTCAACGGGCGAGACGCTTCGAGAACAGGAGTCGCGGTCGAGAAGCGGCCGAACGCCGCCAGTCACTCCTCCTCGGCGGCCTCGCGCAGGTCGGACAGATGGGTCCGGACGACCCGGAGGGTCGCGTCGGCGTCGGCGTAGCCGTCGTCGTACTCGGAGAGCGCTGCGTCGGTCTTCTCGAGGAACTCCTCGACTGCCGCGTACAGGTCGTCGGACATATCCCCTGTTCCGGCCGGCGGGCGGATAAATACCCGAGAACCGACCACGGGACTGCCGGACCGTGGGACTCCGTCCCGAACGGGGGCAAGCGCTTTTCCGCTGGCCGGGCCCCATCGGAGTATGTCCGATCTGTTCCCCGAGCGCGTCGAGACCGAGCGGCTCGTCCTCGAAGCGGCGACGACGGAGACCGTCGACCCGCTGGACCTGTACGAACACGTCCGCGAGGGCGCACCGCACGTCGACGAGGTGACCGAGTACGTCACGTGGGACCCCCACGAGACGCCCAGAGAGACCGCGGAGTTCCTCGAACTCGTGACCGACGAGCGCGAGAACGACGAGGGCGCGACCTACGTGGTCCGGCCGAAACCCGGCGAGGACGGCGCCGGGGAGCTCGCCGGTCTCTCGGGCATCAGCGTCGACTGGGACCGGAAGACGGCGACGTTCGGCGTCTGGTTCCGCAAGCGCTTCTGGGGCCGGGGCTACTCCGGCGAGCGCGCGGCGGCGCTCATGGGGGTCGCGTTCGACCGGCTCGACCTCGACGCCGTCGTCGTCTGCGTCCACGCGGGCAACGAGAAGTCCCGGACAGCGGTCTCCCGGTACGTCGAGGCCCACGGCGGCCACCACGAGGGCCTGCTCCGGAACTTCGAGGTGAACCAGGACGGCTCCGTCGCCGACGTACACCGGTTCACCGTCACCGCCGCGGAGTACCGGGCGGCGACCGACGACGGCGAATAATGGGCCGCGAGAGGGAGTAGTAGGCAACCGCGAGAGCGATCGCGACTCGGCGACCTCGGCGACTTCGGCGGTGCGTCAGGCATTTGTCGGCCGGGCGCCGAGAGGCGAGCGATGGACCCCGAGTACCGCGACCGGGCGGTCTACCTCGACGGGACGCTCGTCCTCGCGGACACCCACTTCGGGAAGGGCGAGGCTTCGACCGTCGAGTTCCCCATCGGCGCCGGCGAGGACTGCGTCGGGCGCCTGGAGGAGTTGCTGGACCGCTTCGACCCCGAGGAGGTCGTCTTCGCGGGCGACGTGTTCCACTCGTTCGACTACGTGCCCGACTCGGCCGAGGCGGCGCTGTCGGGGGTTCGGCGGGCGGTCCGCGAGGCGGGCGCGCGCCTCGTCGTCGTCGAGGGCAACCACGACACGATGCTCGACGCGGCGTACTCGGGCGAGCTCCACGACGAGTACGAACTCGACACCGACGGCGACGAGACCGTCGTGGTGACTCACGGCCACGAGGAACCCGATACGCCCGCCGACGCCTACGTCGTCGGCCACGACCACCCGGCAATCGAGATCGAGGGGCAAAAACGACCCTGTTTCCTCGTCGGCGACGGCGCCTACCGCCGCTCGGACGTGCTCGTCGTCCCCTCGTTCAACCGCCTCGTCGAGGGCGTCTCGGTCAACGGTCGGGTCGGGACCGCCCGGCCGGAGCTGTCCCCCGTCGTCACCGGCGTCTCGCAGTACCGACCCGTGGTGTTCGACGCGGAGAGCGAGGAGACGCTGCGGTTCCCGCCGCTCGGACAGTTCTCGCGGATGCTGTGACCGAGCCGCCTGCTATCCCGGACGCTCGTCGGACCCGTCTCAATCGGTAGTTTCGGGCGTCCCGGTTGCGACCGGCGTCCCCGCGCATTGCTCGTTCGGGTCCGGGACCGAGTTCTTCCAGAATATCGTCGACTCCTCGCCGACTTCGAGGTCGTAGTGGATGTAGTTCCCGTTCGCCAGTCCCTCGGAATCGACCTGCTCCCAGCCGTCGCGGCCCTCGACGCGCGCCCTGATGAGGAACGGCGCCGGCTCGGCCGGCCACGTCCGCTCGATCCACTTCCGAGCGACGCCCGACTCGTCGTGCCCGGCCAGTTCGAGCGTGTCCCACGCAACGAGTTCGTCCGCGCGCTCGACGATGACGTGGACGGTCCGGGCCTGTGCGGCGTCGTTGGTCACGCTCACGCAGCCGAGTATCGGATCGCTCGGGCCGGTCGAGAGACAGCCGGCGGTTCCCGACAGCGCCGCCGACCCCGCGACCGAACCGAGCACGTCGCGTCTGGAGGGCACGTTCGAGGTGACAGCCACCCGACAGAAGTGTGTTGCGGTCGAGGCGCGGTGGTCCCGTCGCTGTCGGGTCGGAAAACGGGGGAGAGGTGGACTGGTCGGTCTACGCGAAGGTGCGCGAGACGTCCTCGTCCTCGTCCTCGGCCTGGATCTTGTCCCAGGCGTCGAGGAAGTCCTGCATGCGGACCTCGGTGCGGTCGTCGCGGATGGCGAACATCCCGGCCTCGGTGCAGACGGCCTTCACGTCGGCGCCCGACGCCTCGCCGGTCAGATCGGCCAGCTCCGCGAAGTCCAGGTCGTCGTCGAGGTTCATGCTACGGGTGTGGATCCTGAAGATCTGCTCGCGGCCCTCCACGTCGGGCTTGGGCACCTCGATCAGGCGGTCGAACCGGCCCGGGCGGAGGATGGCCCGATCCAGCATGTCGAAGCGGTTGGTCGCGGCGATGATGCGGACCTCGCCGCGCTCCTCGAAGCCGTCCATCTCGGAGAGGAGCTGCATCATCGTGCGCTGGACCTCGGCGTCGCCGGAGGTCTTCGAGTCGGTTCGCTTGGCCGCGATGGCGTCGATCTCGTCGATGAACAGCACGCTGGGCTCGTGCTGGCGGGCCAGTTCGAAGAGGTCGCGGACGAGCTTGGCGCCCTCGCCGATGAACTTGTGGACGAGCTCGGAGCCGGCCATCTTGATGAACGTCGCGTCCGTCTGGTTGGCGACGGCCTTGGCGAGCATCGTCTTGCCGGTGCCCGGCGGGCCGTGCAGGAGGACGCCGCTCGGCGGGTCGATGCCGACCTCCTCGAACATGTCGGGGTTCTGCAGCGGCATCTCGACGGTCTCGCGGACCTCCTCGAGCTGGTCCTCGATGCCGCCGATGTCCTGGTAGGTCACGTCCGGGGACTCCTCGACCTCCATGACGCGGGCCCGCACGTCCGTCTCGTCTTCGAGGCTCTTGACGATCGACAGGGAGTTGTTGACGGCGACACGGGAGTCGGGTTCGAGGTCGTCGCGCATCTCCTCGGTGACCTCGGTGATGGCCTCCTGGTTGTTGCCGTGCTGTTTGATGATGACGCCGTCGTCGGTCAGCTCCTGCACCGTGGCGACGAACAGCGGCGACTGCTTGAGCTTCTTGTTCTCGTGGGTCAGCCGCTCCAGCTTCTGCTGGTACTTGTTGTTCTCGGCGTTGGCGTCCAGCAGCTTGTCCCGCATCTCCTCGTTTTGCGATTCGAGCACCTCGAGGCGCTCCTCCAGGGCCTCGATCTTCTCCTGCTGGGAGGCGTCGTCGTCGTACGGCAGGTCCACCTCGTCCACGGTGTCGGTCATTACACCTCTGCTAGCGGATGGGATAATAAGAGGTTTCGGGTCGGTCCGGTCACTTGCCGATCGGAGGGATATCCCGAACGTCCGGCGCTGTCCCCCGATTCTCCCGGTATCGTCGTGTGATATGTTAGCGCAGTCGGACCGGCCCCGGCTGACCGGCACCGGCCGCGCGGTTCTTGCCGATAGATTCTCGGAGGTAATTATTCGAAACGGGAAATATTATTAGTCTGTATCCGAAAGCGACAGTCACGATGAGCACGTCCGAGACTGCGGAGGCGGAATCGGCGGCCGAAGAGGGCTGGGACGCCGTTCGCGACCTGCCCCCGAGCGCGAAACTGGTGGCAAAGACCCTGGAGTACAACGACGCGCTGACCCAGAGTCAGCTCGCCGAGGAGACGCTGCTGCCCCCGCGGACCGTCCGCTACGCGCTGAACCGGCTCGAAGACGTCGACGTCGTCAGCTCCCGGTTCTCCTTCGCCGACGCCCGCAAGCGCATCTACACGCTCGATATCGAGTAGTCCCGCTCCCCGACCACCGCCGCCCTCCCCGCCCTTCCCCGTTTTCTCGCCGCTCCGTCGGCCGGATTCGCCGGACCGCGTGGTAGGTCGACCGTACCCGACGGGAGTACTTTCACCGCGCTCGCGACACCTCTTTAGGCCGGGGTTTCGTACCCCGCCGTAGATGACGCGCGTGATACACACCGGGGACACCCACCTCGGCTACCGGCAGTACCACCGGCCGGAGCGCAAGCGGGACTATCTGGACGCGTTCCGGCAGGTGGCCGACGACGCCGCCGCCGACGACGTCGACGCGGTCGTCCACGCCGGCGACCTCTTTCACGACCGGCGCCCGACCCTCGACGACATCATGGGCACCCTCTCGGTCCTGCGGACCCTCGACGACGCCGGCGTCCCGTTCCTCGCCGTCGTCGGCAACCACGAGGCCAAACGCGAGGGCCAGTGGCTCGATCTCTTCGAGTCGCTCGGGCTCGCCACCCGGCTGGGCCCCGAGCCGGTCGAACTGGGCTCGACCGCCTTCTACGGACTCGACTTCGTCCCGCGCTCGAAGCGGGAGGGCTTCGAACTGGACCTCGAATCGCACGACTCCGACCACGCCGCCCTGGTCACGCACGGCCTGTTCGAGCCGTTCGACTTCGGCGAGTGGGACCCCCGCGAGCTGTTCGAGACGACCGAGGTCGAGTTCGACGCGCTCCTGCTGGGGGACAACCACCACGCCGAGACCGCACAGGTCGACGACACCTGGGTCACCTACTGCGGGTCGACCGAGCGCACCAGCGCCGCCGAGCGCGAGGAGCGGGGGTACAACGTCGTCGAGTTCGACGGCGAGGTGGACGTGCGCCGCCGCGGGCTGGACACCCGGGAGTTCGTCTTCGTCGACCTCGACCTCGGCGAGGGCGAGGGCGTCGAGCGCGTCCGCCAGCGCGTCGGCGAGTACGACCTGGAGGACGCGGTCGTCGTCGTGACCATCGACGGCGAGGGCGAGCCGGTCACGCCGGCCGCCGTCGAGGAGTTCGCCCTCGACCGCGGGGCGCTGGTCGCCCGCGTCACCGACCGCCGCGAGACGGCCGAGGAGAGCGAGCGGGAGGTGTCGTTCGCCGACCCCGACGACGCCGTCCGCGAGCGGGTCCGCGAACTCGGCCTCAGCGAGGCGGCCCGGTCGCTCGACGAGACCGTCCGCGCCAGCAAGGTCGCCGACTCCAACGTCGACGACGTGGTCGAAGACCGGGTCGCCGACCTCGTCGAGGACGGCGACCCCGCGGCCTTCGAGTCGGTCGACCCCGAGGAGCGGGAGGACGAGTCCGAACCGGCGGAAGGCGACGGCGACGGAGAACCCGCTTCCCCAGCGGCCGACGACGAGACGGTCGCGGCGAGCGCGGCGGCCGACGGCGGCGACCCCGCAGAGGAGTCCGGCGACGCCGGCGGCGAAGCGGAAACCGAGACCGACCCGGACGCCCGGGAGGACGGGGCCCCCGCGGAAGACGGAGCCCCCGCGGAGGACGGGGACGGCCAGGCGACGTGGGGTGAATTCCAGTGAGGTTCGAGCGCGTCAGGCTCTCGAACTTCAAGTGCTACGACGACGCGGACGTGCGCCTCGACCGCGGCGTGACGGTCATCCACGGGCTCAACGGCAGCGGCAAGTCCTCGCTGCTGGAGGCCTGCTTCTTCGCGCTGTACGGCGCGAAGGCGCTGGACAACACCCTCGACGAGGTGGTCACCATCGGCGCCGACGACGCGGAGGTCGAACTCTGGTTCGCCCACGGCGGCGAGTCGTACCACATCGAGCGGCGCGTCCGCGCGACCGGCGAGCAGGCCCAGACGGCCAAGTGCGTGCTCGAAGGCCCCGACGGCACCGTCGAGGGCGCCCGCGACGTGCGCGGCTACGTCGAGGAACTGTTGCGGATGGACGCCGAGGCGTTCGTCAACTGCGCGTACGTCCGGCAGGGCGAGGTGAACAAGCTCATCAACGCCTCGCCGGCCGAGCGCCAGGACATGCTCGACTCGCTGCTCCAGCTGGGCAAACTGGAGGAGTACCGCGAGCGCGCCAGCGACGCCCGCGTCGGCGTCGACCGCGTCCGCCGGGACAAGCGCGGCTCGCTCTCCCAGCTCGACGACCAGATCGAGGCCAAGGAGGACGAGGATCTGCACGCCCGGCTCAACGACCTCCGGACGGACCTCGAATCGGTCACGTCCGACATCGAGCGCTTCGAGGACCAGCGCGAGAAGGCCATCGAGACGCGCGACCAGGCCCAGGAAGTCCTCGACAGCTACGAGGAGAAACGCGAGGAACTCGACGAGGTCGAGTCGGACATTGAGGAGCTGCGCGAGGCGATCTCCGACACCGAGCGCGACCGGGAGGAGCTGGCCGAGGAGATCGCCGACCACCGGGAGCGTCGGGAGACCCGCCGCGAGGAACTCGGCGACCTGCTCCCCGAGACGGAACTGGCGGGGAGCGCCGACGACCCGCCCGACCCCGCGGCCGTCGACTCGCTGCTCGACGACCTCGCCGAGCGCGACGACGAGCTACAGGAGACGCTGCAGGAGGTCACCGCCGACGTGTCCCAGCACAGCACGCAGGCGGAGAACCTCCGTGAGACGGCCGACGACCTCGGATCGCAGGCCGAGGCCAAGCGCGAGCAGGCCGACGACCTCGAATCGGAGGTGGCCGAGACGCGCGAGGAACTCGCGGACCGCCGCGAGAAGATCGACGAGCTGGGCGAACGCATCGAGTCCCTGCAGTCCGAATTCGACGACGCGCCCGTCGCGTTCGGGGAGGCCGAATCGTTCCGCGCGGAGGTCGCCGACGAGCTGAGCGAGGCCCGCGAGCGGGTCGCCAGCCTCGAATCCGACGTGTCGAACCAGCGCGACCGGATCGAGGAGGCCGAGGAACTGCTGGACGAGGGGAAGTGTCCCGAGTGCGGCCAGGACGTGGACGGGTCCCCCCACGTCGAGTCCATCGACGACGACCGCGAGCGCCTCGCCGAACTGGAGGCCGGCCTCGAAGCGGCCCGCGAGCGCCGCGACGACCTCGAAGACCGCCTGGAGCGCGCCGAGGAGCTCGTCGAGGTCGAATCGGAGGTCCGTGAGTGCCGGACGAACCGCTCGAACGTCGAGCAGCTGGTCGACCAGCGCGAGGACGCCCTCGAAGAGAAGGTCGAACAGGCCGAGCGGCTCCGCGAGGAGACCGACGACCTCGAATCGGAGGTCGAGGAGAAACGGGCGGCCGCCGAAGAACACGAGGCCGATGCCGAGGAGTGTCGCGAGCGGGTCGGCGAGATCAACGCCGAGCGCGGCGAGATCCGCGAGCGCCGCGAGCGCCTGGAGCGGGTCGACGAACTGCTCGACGGGATCGCCGACGCGACCGACGCCATCGAGGGGCTACGCGAGCGGCGCGAGCAGCTCGAAGAGACCAACGACGAGCGCCGCGAGCGGCTCGCCGAGAAGCGGGAACGGCGCTCGGAGCTGCAGGAGGAGTTCGACGACGACCGGATCGAGCAGGCCCGCGAGCAACACGACAACGCCGTCGACTACATCGAGAAGGCGGACGCGAAGCTGGAGGAGCTGCGCGAGCGCCGCGACGACCTCCAGAGCGCGATCGGCGGGGTCGAGAACGAAATCGAAGAGCTCGAATCGCTACGCGAGCGCCGGGAGGAACTCGCCGAACGGGTCGAGCGGCTCGACTCGCTGTACGAGGAGGCCGAGCAGCTCCAGCGGATGTACGGCGACCTGCGCGCCGAACTCCGCCAGCGCAACGTCGAGAGCCTGGAGGCGATGCTCAACGAGATCTTCGACCTGGTCTACCAGAACGACTCCTACGCCCGCATCGAGCTCTCCGGGGAGTACGAACTCACCGTCTACCAGAAGGACGGCGAGCCGCTCGACCCCGAGCAGCTGTCGGGCGGCGAGCGCGCGCTGTTCAACCTCAGCCTCCGCTGCGCTATCTACCGGCTGCTCGCGGAGGGCATCGAGGGCGCCGCGCCGATGCCGCCGCTCATCCTCGACGAGCCAACCGTCTTCCTCGACTCGGGCCACGTCTCCCAGCTCGTGGAACTCGTCGAGGCGATGCGGGAGTACGGCGTCGAGCAGATCCTCGTCGTCAGCCACGACGACGAACTCGTCGGCGCGGCCGACGACCTGGTCCGCGTCGAGAAGGACTCGACGACCAACCGCTCGTCGGTTCGGCGGGAGCGGCCCGAGGACCGCCTCGCCGAGGCCGTCGAGGCCGACGACTGAAGGCGGCTACGCGGTTTCGACCGGCCGCCCGCGGCGGACGGCGTTGACCGCCGCGCCCAGCAGGACGACGATGCTGGCGAAGTACAGCCAGGTGACGAACACGAGGACGGCGCCGATCGCCCCGTAGGCGGCGTAGCGGCCGGCGTTCGACGCGTAGAGCCGGAACCCGACCTGGAGGAGCACCCAGCCGACGGCGGCGACGACCGCGCCGGGGAGCACCTCCGAGACGGACACCTCGACCGGCGGGAGCACGTAGTATATCGGCAGGAAGGCGAGCGCGAGGGCGGCGACCAGGACGAGAGTCCCGAAGACGTTGACGAGCGGGATCTCCAGCGGGAGCAGCGAGAGGGCGACGCCGACGGCGACGACGAGTCCGATGGCGAGCCCGATGCCGACGACCGTGACGAGGGCGTCGCGGATCTGGTCGAGCAGCGAGGCCTCCACGTCGTCGGTGTAGACCTCGTCGAACGCCTGGTCGAGGCCGCGGAACAGTTTCAGGGCGCTCCAGGTCAGCGTGACGAACCCGACGACGGAGGCGGCGCCGCGGCCGGTGGAGGCCGTGAGCGCCTGGGTCAGGCTCTCGGCGCCCGACGAGGAGAGCTGCTGGTCGGCCATCGCCACCACGCGGTCGACCAGGGCCTCGCCGCCGACGACCGACGCGACGACGACGGCGAGCAGCAGTATGGGGATGATCGACACGAACGCGTAGTAGGTGATCCCGGCCGCCAGAAAGGTGAGGTTGCGGTCGCGGGCGAGGGCGACGACGGAGCGGACGGTCGACATACAGCAGGTACCGGCCGCGAGCGGTTGAAAGCGGGGCTGGCGCAGGAAAGGGTCGCGCGGCTCGCGAGGCGAACGGACGGCGAACCCCGCGTCCGGGTTCGGACGGTCGGCGGCGGATACGTTCCATCCGTTACGTCGTCCGCCCCGTCGCCGACAGGCCGGCGACTCAGGCGATCGCGATCGAGTAGTTCGCCTCGATCTCGGTGTCGCCGTCCGTGACCCGGACGTGGAGGACCGACCCGAACAGAGTCTCGGACCTCGACAGGTCCGGTTCCGGGAACGTCACGGTCTCGGTCGCGGACCGGCCGTCGGCCTCGACGGAGACGGTGACCGTCGCGGGGAACGAACAGCCGAGCGGGACGGCCTCCTCGAACCGGGCGTCGTCCGGCGTCGCGGTCGCCGAGCCCGCCTGTGTATCTTCGGCCGGACCGAGCGACGGCGACGCGGTGAACACCGTCTCGCCCGCCCGGCGGACGGTGACCCCGGCGTCGACCGCCCTCGGTAGTTCGTTCTCGACGTGGCAGGTGGCGGGCTCGGCCCGGCACCACCACCCGAGCGCGTGGCCGACGCCGGCCGTCAGCGTCAGCGCGCCGCCGACGCTCCCCACGAGGACGGCGCGTCTGTTCCGGCGGACCGCGCCCGCCACCCCGTCCTCGGCGGGGTTCTCGCTCGCGGGTGAGACGCCGGATCTGCGGAGCAGCCGTCCCACTGTGATGCCGAGGACGTACAGGGCGGTGCCGACGCCGAGCGTCAACGCGACTGCGGGCGGGAGAAATCGGCCAAGGTCCGGTGGTGGCATCCCGACGTACGAGAAGAACCGCCAGGCGAACGCGTACATCGACGGGAACGCGGCCGCCCAGGCGGTGACGACGCCGCCCGACCACCGCAGTACGAGGTGGGTCAGCGCCGCGGCACCGACGAGATACGCGATCACCGTCAGTACCGCGAACCCCGGTCCCGTGCCGAGAACGGCGAGGAACAGTTCGAGCCCGACCGCGGCGGCGACGCCGACGGCGAACGCGACCGGGATCCACCGCGGACGCTCGCCGACGACGTGTGCCCACAGCCGGTCCCGGCCCATACCCACCGTCGCGAGCGCTGCGGTAAATGTCTTGGTCAGGGATCGGCCGCGTCCGGCCCGTCCGCGGCCGGGCCGTCGTCGCTCTCGACCGAGTCGTCGTCGCTCTCGACCGGGTCGTCACCGTCGCCGTCCACGTCCGCACCGCGCATCGCGGCCAGCGCCGTGCTCGTCCGCTCGGTCGTCTCGTAGCCGCGGACGCCCGCAGCGTCGGTCTCGGCCACCAGCCCGGCCGCACGGAACTCCGAGAGGAGGCCGTGCAGGTCGCTCTCGCAGAGGTCGACCGCGCCCGTCAGCGTCCGCACGTCGACGGGCGAGCGGGCGTCGATCTCCACCAGGAGTCCGAGCGAGCGGTCGTCGTGGACGGCGCTCGCCACGGCCCGGACCGGTTCGGGGACGGCGCGGCTGGCCGTCTCCAGCGGCGACTCGCCGTCGACGGGCTCCAGATCCTCGTTGGCGACGTGGCGGCGCTCTCCGGTCTCGGGGTCGCGCACGAGCGAGGCGTCGTCCGACTCCTTCAGCAGCACCAGGCGGCGGCCGGACTCGTCGCGGACCGTTCGCATGGCCGGCGGTAGCGGCCTCGCGGGGTTAGCGGTTCCGGTCGCGGCGACGAGGGTCGACCCGGTGTCGCCGGCGAGTCAGCCCTCGTCGGCTCCGGCGTCAGTTTCGAGGTCGACGCCGGCCTCGGTCCCGCCGTCGGGTGCGGGTTCCGGCGAGTCGGCGGCCCTGGAGCGCCGGAACGCGCGGTACTCGCGGACGCCATAGCCGAACGTGACCGCGCCGAGCGCGGTCAGCGGGCCGCCGACGCTCCAGTCGCCCCAGAAGTAGACGAACATCGGACCGACGGCGATCGAGAACAGCGCCACGTCGAAGACGAGGACGAGCCGCCAGAACGTCCGGCTCACCTCGGGGTCCACGTCCGCGTCGAACGCGTCGGACTCGTCGACCGCGCCCGCGTCCTCGCCCCCGTCCGCGCCGTCCTCGCCGGGGATCGAGACCGACGGGACGTCGACGCTCGGCACGTCCGGGCCGAGCGCGTGCTCGAAGCGCTCGTCGTCCCCCAGCAGGCCGCGCTCGTCGTCCGCCCCGTCCTCGGACACA from Halosimplex halophilum includes:
- the rad50 gene encoding DNA double-strand break repair ATPase Rad50; the protein is MRFERVRLSNFKCYDDADVRLDRGVTVIHGLNGSGKSSLLEACFFALYGAKALDNTLDEVVTIGADDAEVELWFAHGGESYHIERRVRATGEQAQTAKCVLEGPDGTVEGARDVRGYVEELLRMDAEAFVNCAYVRQGEVNKLINASPAERQDMLDSLLQLGKLEEYRERASDARVGVDRVRRDKRGSLSQLDDQIEAKEDEDLHARLNDLRTDLESVTSDIERFEDQREKAIETRDQAQEVLDSYEEKREELDEVESDIEELREAISDTERDREELAEEIADHRERRETRREELGDLLPETELAGSADDPPDPAAVDSLLDDLAERDDELQETLQEVTADVSQHSTQAENLRETADDLGSQAEAKREQADDLESEVAETREELADRREKIDELGERIESLQSEFDDAPVAFGEAESFRAEVADELSEARERVASLESDVSNQRDRIEEAEELLDEGKCPECGQDVDGSPHVESIDDDRERLAELEAGLEAARERRDDLEDRLERAEELVEVESEVRECRTNRSNVEQLVDQREDALEEKVEQAERLREETDDLESEVEEKRAAAEEHEADAEECRERVGEINAERGEIRERRERLERVDELLDGIADATDAIEGLRERREQLEETNDERRERLAEKRERRSELQEEFDDDRIEQAREQHDNAVDYIEKADAKLEELRERRDDLQSAIGGVENEIEELESLRERREELAERVERLDSLYEEAEQLQRMYGDLRAELRQRNVESLEAMLNEIFDLVYQNDSYARIELSGEYELTVYQKDGEPLDPEQLSGGERALFNLSLRCAIYRLLAEGIEGAAPMPPLILDEPTVFLDSGHVSQLVELVEAMREYGVEQILVVSHDDELVGAADDLVRVEKDSTTNRSSVRRERPEDRLAEAVEADD
- a CDS encoding MarR family transcriptional regulator; translated protein: MSTSETAEAESAAEEGWDAVRDLPPSAKLVAKTLEYNDALTQSQLAEETLLPPRTVRYALNRLEDVDVVSSRFSFADARKRIYTLDIE
- a CDS encoding DUF7322 domain-containing protein produces the protein MSEDGADDERGLLGDDERFEHALGPDVPSVDVPSVSIPGEDGADGGEDAGAVDESDAFDADVDPEVSRTFWRLVLVFDVALFSIAVGPMFVYFWGDWSVGGPLTALGAVTFGYGVREYRAFRRSRAADSPEPAPDGGTEAGVDLETDAGADEG
- the pan1 gene encoding proteasome-activating nucleotidase Pan1, coding for MTDTVDEVDLPYDDDASQQEKIEALEERLEVLESQNEEMRDKLLDANAENNKYQQKLERLTHENKKLKQSPLFVATVQELTDDGVIIKQHGNNQEAITEVTEEMRDDLEPDSRVAVNNSLSIVKSLEDETDVRARVMEVEESPDVTYQDIGGIEDQLEEVRETVEMPLQNPDMFEEVGIDPPSGVLLHGPPGTGKTMLAKAVANQTDATFIKMAGSELVHKFIGEGAKLVRDLFELARQHEPSVLFIDEIDAIAAKRTDSKTSGDAEVQRTMMQLLSEMDGFEERGEVRIIAATNRFDMLDRAILRPGRFDRLIEVPKPDVEGREQIFRIHTRSMNLDDDLDFAELADLTGEASGADVKAVCTEAGMFAIRDDRTEVRMQDFLDAWDKIQAEDEDEDVSRTFA
- the mre11 gene encoding DNA double-strand break repair protein Mre11; amino-acid sequence: MTRVIHTGDTHLGYRQYHRPERKRDYLDAFRQVADDAAADDVDAVVHAGDLFHDRRPTLDDIMGTLSVLRTLDDAGVPFLAVVGNHEAKREGQWLDLFESLGLATRLGPEPVELGSTAFYGLDFVPRSKREGFELDLESHDSDHAALVTHGLFEPFDFGEWDPRELFETTEVEFDALLLGDNHHAETAQVDDTWVTYCGSTERTSAAEREERGYNVVEFDGEVDVRRRGLDTREFVFVDLDLGEGEGVERVRQRVGEYDLEDAVVVVTIDGEGEPVTPAAVEEFALDRGALVARVTDRRETAEESEREVSFADPDDAVRERVRELGLSEAARSLDETVRASKVADSNVDDVVEDRVADLVEDGDPAAFESVDPEEREDESEPAEGDGDGEPASPAADDETVAASAAADGGDPAEESGDAGGEAETETDPDAREDGAPAEDGAPAEDGDGQATWGEFQ
- a CDS encoding GNAT family N-acetyltransferase, with translation MSDLFPERVETERLVLEAATTETVDPLDLYEHVREGAPHVDEVTEYVTWDPHETPRETAEFLELVTDERENDEGATYVVRPKPGEDGAGELAGLSGISVDWDRKTATFGVWFRKRFWGRGYSGERAAALMGVAFDRLDLDAVVVCVHAGNEKSRTAVSRYVEAHGGHHEGLLRNFEVNQDGSVADVHRFTVTAAEYRAATDDGE
- a CDS encoding DUF7346 family protein yields the protein MRTVRDESGRRLVLLKESDDASLVRDPETGERRHVANEDLEPVDGESPLETASRAVPEPVRAVASAVHDDRSLGLLVEIDARSPVDVRTLTGAVDLCESDLHGLLSEFRAAGLVAETDAAGVRGYETTERTSTALAAMRGADVDGDGDDPVESDDDSVESDDGPAADGPDAADP
- a CDS encoding YihY/virulence factor BrkB family protein → MSTVRSVVALARDRNLTFLAAGITYYAFVSIIPILLLAVVVASVVGGEALVDRVVAMADQQLSSSGAESLTQALTASTGRGAASVVGFVTLTWSALKLFRGLDQAFDEVYTDDVEASLLDQIRDALVTVVGIGLAIGLVVAVGVALSLLPLEIPLVNVFGTLVLVAALALAFLPIYYVLPPVEVSVSEVLPGAVVAAVGWVLLQVGFRLYASNAGRYAAYGAIGAVLVFVTWLYFASIVVLLGAAVNAVRRGRPVETA
- a CDS encoding metallophosphoesterase gives rise to the protein MDPEYRDRAVYLDGTLVLADTHFGKGEASTVEFPIGAGEDCVGRLEELLDRFDPEEVVFAGDVFHSFDYVPDSAEAALSGVRRAVREAGARLVVVEGNHDTMLDAAYSGELHDEYELDTDGDETVVVTHGHEEPDTPADAYVVGHDHPAIEIEGQKRPCFLVGDGAYRRSDVLVVPSFNRLVEGVSVNGRVGTARPELSPVVTGVSQYRPVVFDAESEETLRFPPLGQFSRML